In one window of Sphingomonas glaciei DNA:
- the ligD gene encoding DNA ligase D, with protein sequence MARATTRKPAPKGLDIETYNAKRDFAKTGEPKGRKLKGKGDSFVVQKHDASRLHWDFRLELDGVLKSWAVPKGPSLDPAVNRLAMRTEDHPLDYGTFEGIIPAGEYGGGTVMLWDRGQWIPHPDKDPRKTLEEGHLHFTLEGERMKGEWVMFRMKGKPGEKGEAWMLKKVTDEAAAPDEGEALVEQCLTSVDSGRSMAEIAAGEDVWESNRRGKNGGRTKRKVTPPPPAFLDPQLATLADHPPTGSGWIHEYKYDGYRLLLSTGEGAAVAWTRNGKDWSDFFGELTEAAAASLPAGCLIDGEAVALDAAGKPNFGMLQATVKGGKGQERPDLAFYAFDLLVDRGEDIRKLTNLERKARLAALMKGVPGPLIYGDHVVGKGEQLFEKICADGGEGIISKKADAPYRGVRTKCWLKVKCIARQEFVIVGWQASDKRRGFRSLHLGVNQDGTLRYVGKVGTGFDSATLEILSERMAPLKLDKSPLEVPRTALRGSTWIKPELVAEIAYTEFTSDGILRHPSFLGLREDKSAKQVVLETPEPVAAPARKGGKATKLCTAADFQLRLTSPEKVIFPEDGLTKGELADYYAAVADLLLIDLAKRPMTLIRCPSGRAKKCFFQKHDTGSMGEHVLRIPVTEGAGTTEEDYLYVEEAVGALECVQMNTIEFHGWGSRIDPLEKPDRLVFDLDPDEGLGFERVKTAAVRLRELLADLGLETFPLLSGGKGIHVIAPLDQEAEWPGVKSFAERFSRAISEAEPETFTANIRKNQRKGRIFLDWLRNQRGATAVMPYSARAREGAPVAAPVSWEELDGIEGANRFTIRDAALLLERAGSKGLKGWGQSKQGLPTV encoded by the coding sequence ACTGGGACTTCCGGCTGGAGCTGGACGGGGTGCTGAAGAGCTGGGCGGTACCCAAGGGGCCGAGCCTCGATCCGGCGGTAAACCGGCTGGCGATGCGGACCGAGGACCATCCGCTCGACTATGGGACGTTCGAAGGGATCATTCCGGCCGGCGAATATGGCGGCGGTACGGTGATGCTGTGGGATCGCGGGCAGTGGATCCCGCACCCCGACAAGGACCCGCGCAAGACGCTGGAGGAGGGTCATCTGCACTTCACGCTCGAGGGCGAGCGGATGAAAGGCGAGTGGGTGATGTTCCGGATGAAGGGGAAACCCGGCGAGAAGGGCGAGGCCTGGATGCTGAAAAAGGTCACCGACGAGGCGGCCGCTCCGGACGAGGGCGAGGCGCTGGTCGAGCAGTGCCTGACCAGCGTCGACAGCGGGCGCAGCATGGCCGAGATCGCCGCCGGCGAGGACGTGTGGGAGTCGAACCGGCGGGGGAAGAATGGCGGGCGGACCAAGCGCAAGGTGACGCCGCCGCCGCCCGCTTTCCTGGACCCGCAGCTGGCGACGCTGGCCGACCATCCGCCCACCGGCAGCGGGTGGATCCACGAGTATAAATATGACGGCTATCGGCTGCTGCTGAGCACCGGCGAGGGCGCGGCGGTGGCGTGGACCCGCAACGGCAAGGACTGGAGCGACTTCTTCGGCGAGCTGACCGAGGCGGCGGCGGCGAGTCTTCCGGCCGGGTGCCTGATCGACGGCGAGGCGGTGGCGCTGGACGCCGCGGGCAAGCCCAATTTCGGCATGCTGCAGGCGACGGTGAAGGGCGGCAAGGGGCAGGAGCGGCCCGACCTCGCCTTCTACGCCTTCGACCTGCTGGTCGATCGCGGGGAGGATATCCGCAAGCTCACCAACCTAGAGCGCAAGGCGCGGCTGGCGGCGCTGATGAAGGGGGTGCCTGGGCCGCTCATCTATGGCGACCATGTGGTCGGCAAGGGCGAGCAATTGTTCGAGAAGATCTGCGCCGATGGGGGCGAAGGGATCATTTCGAAAAAGGCCGATGCGCCGTATCGAGGTGTCAGGACCAAATGCTGGCTGAAAGTGAAGTGCATTGCCCGGCAGGAGTTCGTGATCGTCGGCTGGCAGGCGAGCGACAAGCGGCGCGGATTCCGCTCGCTGCACCTTGGCGTGAACCAGGACGGCACGCTGCGCTATGTCGGCAAGGTCGGAACCGGGTTCGACAGCGCGACGCTGGAAATCCTGTCCGAGCGGATGGCGCCGCTGAAGCTGGACAAGTCGCCGCTGGAGGTGCCGCGGACGGCGTTGCGCGGATCGACGTGGATCAAGCCCGAACTGGTGGCGGAGATCGCCTATACCGAGTTCACCAGCGACGGCATCCTGCGGCATCCAAGCTTCCTGGGGCTGCGCGAGGACAAGTCCGCGAAGCAGGTGGTGCTGGAAACGCCCGAGCCGGTGGCGGCGCCGGCCCGCAAGGGCGGAAAGGCGACCAAGCTGTGCACCGCCGCCGACTTCCAGCTGCGCCTGACCAGCCCGGAAAAGGTGATCTTTCCCGAGGATGGACTGACCAAGGGCGAACTGGCCGACTATTATGCGGCGGTGGCGGACCTGCTGCTGATCGACTTGGCCAAGCGGCCGATGACGCTGATCCGCTGTCCGTCGGGACGGGCCAAGAAGTGCTTTTTCCAAAAGCATGACACCGGGTCGATGGGCGAGCATGTGCTCCGCATTCCGGTCACCGAGGGCGCGGGCACGACGGAAGAGGATTATCTCTACGTCGAGGAGGCGGTCGGGGCGCTGGAATGTGTTCAGATGAACACGATTGAGTTTCATGGCTGGGGGAGCCGGATCGATCCGCTGGAGAAGCCCGACCGGCTGGTGTTCGACCTCGATCCCGACGAGGGGCTTGGGTTCGAGCGGGTGAAGACGGCGGCGGTGCGGCTGCGCGAGTTGCTGGCCGATCTGGGGCTGGAGACGTTCCCGCTGTTGTCGGGCGGCAAGGGAATCCACGTCATCGCCCCGCTCGATCAGGAGGCGGAATGGCCGGGGGTCAAGAGCTTTGCCGAGCGGTTCAGCCGCGCGATCTCGGAGGCCGAACCGGAAACGTTCACCGCGAACATCCGAAAGAACCAACGCAAGGGACGCATCTTCCTCGACTGGCTGCGCAATCAGCGCGGCGCGACCGCGGTGATGCCTTATTCGGCCCGCGCCCGCGAAGGAGCGCCGGTGGCTGCGCCGGTGTCGTGGGAGGAACTGGACGGGATCGAGGGAGCGAACCGCTTCACCATCCGCGACGCCGCACTGCTGCTGGAGCGGGCGGGGAGCAAGGGACTGAAGGGCTGGGGCCAGTCGAAGCAGGGTCTGCCCACGGTGTGA
- a CDS encoding low molecular weight protein tyrosine phosphatase family protein — protein sequence MKNVLFVCSQNRLRSPTAEQVFALHPGLNVSSAGTNNDAENPITPELLRWADLIFVMEKAHRTKLQKRYRGDLGNARIICLDIPDDYAFMDDELIQLLKAKVGRFLRM from the coding sequence GTGAAGAACGTCCTGTTCGTCTGCAGTCAGAACCGCTTGCGCAGCCCCACGGCCGAGCAGGTTTTCGCCTTGCACCCCGGCCTCAACGTCTCATCGGCCGGGACCAACAACGATGCCGAAAACCCGATCACGCCGGAGCTTCTCCGGTGGGCGGACCTGATCTTCGTGATGGAGAAGGCGCACCGGACCAAGCTGCAGAAGAGGTACCGGGGCGACCTCGGGAATGCCCGCATCATCTGCCTCGACATACCGGATGATTATGCGTTCATGGACGACGAGCTGATCCAGCTGCTGAAGGCGAAGGTTGGTCGCTTCCTGCGGATGTGA
- a CDS encoding reverse transcriptase-like protein — protein MSARPPKSLKIYFDGGARPNPGPFEVAVVARGVVHFFDDLGEGSNGDAEWLALLKALEVAHALGVQAFDLLGDSRSIIAQATGTAPCRTQAEREQLTRFTTLAAAAAPRRIRWIPRAQNLAGIALAGRRR, from the coding sequence GTGTCCGCTCGTCCTCCCAAGTCCCTCAAGATCTATTTCGACGGTGGCGCCCGTCCGAACCCTGGCCCGTTCGAGGTTGCGGTAGTCGCGCGCGGCGTGGTGCACTTCTTCGACGACCTTGGTGAAGGCAGCAATGGCGATGCCGAATGGCTGGCTCTCTTAAAGGCGCTCGAAGTCGCCCATGCCCTCGGGGTGCAGGCGTTCGACCTGCTCGGTGACAGCCGCAGCATCATTGCCCAAGCCACCGGCACAGCGCCCTGCCGGACACAGGCGGAGCGCGAACAGCTGACCCGCTTCACCACGCTCGCCGCTGCCGCTGCGCCGCGCCGCATCCGCTGGATCCCCCGCGCGCAGAACCTGGCCGGGATCGCCCTTGCCGGGCGCCGTCGCTAA
- a CDS encoding DNA-packaging protein, which yields MTEEVCPRAVLREIANAPKWLRDKLPIAQLSKADQRGLAWAWASFQRESQAPPTGDWSVWLLQAGRGFGKTRVGAEWVLEQARRNPGCRIALIGATIEEARRIMVDGESGILACSPPGEEPRWLASRNELKFRSGAVATLYSGAHGDGLRGPQHDFAWADELGKWSDATGAWSNLQLGLRLGDEPRTVVTTTPGNDALLVEIAEQPGTQVTRGRTADNLDLPEGWHRRMEALYRGTRLGLRELDGELTGEAENALWTRDTLEKTRVRDGRSGEPVRVVIGVDPPATSGGDACGIVVCGKAADGRLLVLADLSCRGLSPAGWAARVADAAAVWGADRVVAEANNGGDMVLQVLAQADFHLPVRKVHASVGKAARAEPMAMLFENGKAGLAGRFAELENELCHLTTAGYEGAGSPDRADAMVWALHELSGGGRTARPGVRGF from the coding sequence GTGACGGAGGAGGTGTGCCCACGCGCGGTACTGCGCGAGATCGCCAATGCGCCCAAGTGGCTGCGCGATAAGTTGCCGATCGCGCAATTGTCCAAGGCCGACCAGCGCGGGCTGGCCTGGGCCTGGGCGTCGTTCCAGCGCGAATCCCAGGCGCCGCCGACCGGCGATTGGTCGGTGTGGCTGCTGCAGGCCGGGCGCGGATTCGGCAAGACCCGGGTCGGGGCGGAATGGGTGCTTGAACAAGCGCGCCGCAATCCCGGGTGCCGGATCGCCCTGATCGGCGCGACGATCGAGGAAGCGCGGCGGATCATGGTCGATGGCGAAAGCGGGATCCTGGCCTGTTCGCCGCCGGGCGAAGAACCGCGCTGGTTAGCGAGCCGCAACGAGCTGAAGTTCAGGTCGGGGGCGGTGGCGACGCTTTACAGCGGAGCGCATGGTGATGGCCTGCGGGGGCCGCAGCACGACTTCGCCTGGGCCGACGAACTGGGCAAGTGGAGCGACGCGACGGGCGCGTGGAGCAACCTGCAATTGGGGTTGCGACTGGGCGATGAGCCGAGGACGGTGGTGACCACGACCCCGGGCAATGATGCGCTGCTGGTCGAGATCGCCGAGCAGCCGGGGACACAGGTGACGCGGGGGCGGACCGCGGACAACCTCGACCTGCCGGAAGGGTGGCATCGCCGGATGGAGGCGCTGTACCGGGGCACGCGGCTGGGCCTGCGCGAGCTGGACGGGGAGCTGACCGGCGAGGCGGAGAATGCCTTGTGGACCCGCGACACGCTGGAGAAGACGCGGGTGCGCGACGGCAGAAGCGGGGAGCCGGTGCGGGTAGTGATCGGGGTCGATCCACCGGCGACAAGCGGCGGCGATGCGTGCGGGATCGTGGTGTGTGGCAAGGCGGCGGACGGCCGGCTGCTGGTGCTGGCCGACCTCAGCTGCCGCGGGCTGTCGCCGGCGGGCTGGGCGGCGCGGGTCGCTGACGCGGCGGCGGTATGGGGTGCCGACCGGGTGGTGGCGGAGGCGAACAACGGCGGGGACATGGTGTTGCAGGTGCTGGCCCAGGCTGACTTCCACCTGCCGGTGCGCAAGGTCCACGCCAGCGTCGGCAAGGCGGCGCGGGCGGAGCCGATGGCGATGCTGTTCGAGAACGGCAAAGCCGGGCTGGCGGGGCGGTTCGCCGAGCTGGAGAATGAACTCTGCCACCTGACGACGGCTGGCTACGAGGGTGCCGGGTCGCCCGATCGCGCGGACGCGATGGTGTGGGCGTTGCATGAATTGAGCGGTGGTGGGCGAACGGCGCGGCCGGGGGTGCGGGGGTTCTAG
- a CDS encoding glutamate--cysteine ligase: MTTRTDLSDSPLIEGRDDLLSVFSGGEKPKADWRIGTEHEKFVYRLADHRAPSWDEPGGIRDLLMGLTEFGWRPVLEDGKVIALSGSDGTISLEPAGQLELSGAPLATLHDTCAEAGRHLEQVKAIGDRLGLGFLGLGMWPDKTRAELPVMPKGRYAIMLRHMPRVGGLGLDMMLRTCTIQVNLDYSSEADMVKKFRVGLALQPLATALFANSPLTEGKPNGFKSFRSHIWTDTDPHRTGMLPQVFEDGFGYESYCDYALDVPMYFVMRDGRYIDCAGESFRAFLDGKLPQLPGEKPTIADWTDHLSTAFPEVRLKSFLEMRGADGGRWGRICALPALWVGLLYDQGALDAAWDLVKHWTIEEREALRSAVPAQALEAPVPGGGTMRELGARVLDIASSGLSARACLDGGGTNETGFLDPLRDVIATGITPADRLLAWYNGEWNGDVSKVYDELSF, from the coding sequence ATGACCACGCGCACCGACCTTAGCGACAGCCCTCTCATCGAAGGCCGCGACGACCTGCTGTCGGTGTTCAGCGGCGGCGAGAAGCCGAAAGCCGACTGGCGGATCGGCACCGAACACGAGAAGTTCGTTTACCGCCTCGCCGACCACCGCGCGCCGTCGTGGGACGAGCCCGGCGGGATCCGCGACCTCCTCATGGGCCTGACCGAGTTCGGCTGGCGCCCGGTGCTGGAAGACGGCAAGGTCATCGCCCTTTCCGGCAGCGACGGCACCATCAGCCTCGAACCCGCCGGCCAGCTCGAGCTGTCGGGCGCCCCGCTCGCCACGCTCCACGACACCTGCGCCGAAGCCGGCCGCCACCTCGAGCAGGTCAAGGCGATCGGCGACCGCCTCGGATTGGGCTTCCTCGGCCTCGGCATGTGGCCCGACAAGACCCGCGCCGAACTGCCGGTGATGCCCAAGGGCCGCTACGCAATCATGCTCCGCCACATGCCGCGGGTGGGTGGCCTGGGCCTCGACATGATGCTTCGCACGTGTACCATCCAGGTCAATTTGGACTATAGTTCCGAAGCCGACATGGTGAAGAAGTTCCGCGTCGGCCTGGCCCTCCAACCGCTCGCCACCGCCCTCTTCGCTAATTCCCCGCTGACCGAGGGCAAGCCCAACGGCTTCAAGTCCTTCCGCTCTCACATCTGGACCGACACCGATCCCCACCGCACCGGCATGCTGCCGCAGGTGTTCGAGGACGGCTTCGGCTACGAAAGCTACTGCGACTACGCACTCGACGTGCCGATGTACTTCGTCATGCGCGACGGCCGCTACATCGACTGCGCCGGCGAAAGCTTCCGCGCTTTCCTCGACGGCAAGCTGCCCCAGCTTCCTGGCGAAAAGCCCACGATCGCCGACTGGACCGACCACCTCTCCACCGCCTTCCCCGAAGTCCGCCTCAAGAGCTTCCTCGAGATGCGCGGCGCCGACGGCGGGCGCTGGGGCCGGATCTGCGCCCTTCCCGCTCTGTGGGTCGGGCTGCTCTACGACCAGGGCGCGCTCGATGCCGCCTGGGACCTCGTCAAGCATTGGACCATCGAGGAGCGTGAGGCCCTGCGCTCCGCGGTTCCCGCCCAGGCGCTCGAAGCCCCGGTCCCCGGCGGCGGCACAATGCGCGAGCTTGGCGCCCGGGTACTCGACATCGCCTCGTCCGGCCTGTCCGCCCGCGCCTGCCTCGACGGCGGCGGGACCAACGAGACCGGCTTCCTCGACCCCCTGCGGGACGTGATTGCCACCGGCATCACCCCCGCCGACCGCCTCCTCGCCTGGTACAACGGCGAGTGGAACGGCGACGTGTCCAAGGTCTACGACGAGCTGAGCTTCTAG
- a CDS encoding 16S rRNA (uracil(1498)-N(3))-methyltransferase, with the protein MPATPAWPPRSLARLFVDQPLGEGQAVLLQDKPAHYLANVLRLGEGAELLLFDGRSGEWQAAIEAAHKKKLVLRVQRQTRPPETLPDLTLAFAPVKRAPLEWLVEKATELGVARLQPVITHRTVVERLNPDRLLAIAVEAAEQCGRTRLPELLPAIKLDTLLAAPPGPILFADETGGVPLASAVRPGPATLLIGPEGGFTPEERERILTAGATGVGLGPRILRAETAALAALSLYMAAAGDWR; encoded by the coding sequence ATGCCCGCCACCCCCGCCTGGCCCCCACGCAGCCTGGCCCGCCTGTTCGTCGATCAGCCGCTCGGCGAGGGCCAGGCCGTCCTGCTCCAGGACAAACCCGCCCACTATCTCGCCAACGTCCTGCGCCTCGGCGAAGGCGCCGAACTGCTGCTGTTCGACGGTCGGTCGGGCGAATGGCAGGCGGCGATCGAGGCCGCGCACAAGAAGAAGCTGGTGCTTCGCGTCCAGCGCCAGACCCGCCCGCCCGAGACCCTCCCCGATCTCACCCTCGCCTTCGCCCCGGTCAAGCGCGCCCCGCTCGAATGGCTGGTCGAAAAAGCGACCGAGCTCGGCGTCGCCCGCCTCCAGCCGGTGATCACCCACCGCACCGTGGTCGAGCGCCTCAATCCCGACCGCCTGCTCGCGATCGCGGTCGAAGCCGCCGAGCAATGCGGCCGCACTCGGCTTCCCGAACTGCTCCCGGCGATCAAGCTCGACACCCTGCTGGCCGCCCCGCCAGGCCCGATCCTGTTCGCCGACGAAACCGGCGGCGTCCCCCTCGCTTCCGCTGTCCGGCCCGGTCCGGCCACTCTCCTGATCGGCCCCGAAGGCGGCTTCACGCCCGAGGAGCGCGAGCGCATCCTTACCGCAGGCGCCACCGGCGTCGGCCTCGGCCCTCGCATCCTGCGCGCCGAAACTGCCGCGCTGGCGGCCCTAAGCCTGTATATGGCGGCGGCCGGGGATTGGCGCTAA
- a CDS encoding MFS transporter: MTTATTPSGAMLIGERAPWFWAGCAAMGAGVLLHLPMLVMAHRMGNHLSGMPMDPEMLVGMALILVGVPLACWGALPKHRIRRGEAAAQSFQAPDDMPLNRWHLITLLVLTLGLVIDVMKPATLGFVLPGLRGEYGISPSEAALLPLTALTGTTVGSFLWGWLADVYGRRVSILLSTILFASTAICGAMPSFEWNLVMCFLMGCSAGGMLPVVYTLLTEIMPPRHRSWLLVLVGGTGLVGGYLAASGAAHALEPTYGWRALWLQGFPTGLLLLALARFIPETPGFLLAQNRTAELQQMERRFGLRSVPHAPATTPHKPALGNAALTTALVVAALCWSFVNFGLLLWLPSDLQARGYSAGIASGLLAKSSLIALPTIAIAAFTYTRVSSKWTVVATIFLTTLGLVGALLPASLLSWEPLLVAVIAILIVGTNGTIAALLPYTAENYPTRVRGRATGLVAGSSKFGGVAVQLAALVGFIPTLMGAAGALLIPTLLSAGMIAWAGRETRGRRLHDLDQPPV; encoded by the coding sequence GTGACCACCGCCACCACCCCATCCGGCGCCATGCTCATCGGCGAGCGCGCGCCGTGGTTCTGGGCCGGCTGCGCGGCGATGGGTGCCGGCGTGCTGCTCCACCTGCCGATGCTCGTGATGGCGCACCGCATGGGCAACCACCTGTCGGGCATGCCGATGGACCCGGAGATGCTGGTCGGCATGGCGCTGATCCTAGTCGGCGTTCCGCTGGCCTGCTGGGGCGCCCTGCCGAAGCATCGCATCCGCCGCGGCGAGGCTGCGGCGCAAAGCTTCCAAGCGCCCGACGACATGCCGCTCAACCGCTGGCACCTCATCACCCTGCTCGTCCTGACCCTCGGCCTGGTGATCGACGTGATGAAGCCGGCAACGCTCGGCTTCGTGCTCCCCGGCCTACGCGGGGAATATGGGATCAGCCCGTCTGAGGCCGCGCTGTTGCCGCTGACCGCGCTGACCGGGACCACCGTCGGCTCGTTCCTGTGGGGCTGGCTGGCCGACGTCTATGGCCGCCGCGTCTCGATCCTGCTTTCCACGATTCTGTTCGCCTCCACCGCCATCTGCGGCGCGATGCCCAGCTTCGAGTGGAACCTCGTCATGTGCTTCCTGATGGGCTGCTCGGCCGGGGGCATGCTTCCGGTAGTCTACACCCTGCTGACCGAGATCATGCCCCCGCGTCACCGGAGTTGGCTCCTGGTGCTGGTCGGAGGCACCGGCCTCGTCGGCGGCTATCTCGCGGCCAGCGGCGCCGCCCACGCGCTGGAGCCGACCTACGGCTGGCGCGCCCTGTGGCTGCAGGGCTTCCCGACCGGTCTGCTGCTCCTCGCCTTGGCTCGCTTCATCCCCGAAACCCCGGGCTTCTTGCTCGCGCAAAACCGCACCGCCGAACTGCAGCAGATGGAGCGGCGCTTCGGCCTTCGATCGGTGCCCCACGCCCCCGCCACCACCCCGCACAAGCCTGCGCTCGGCAACGCCGCACTCACCACCGCGCTGGTCGTCGCCGCCCTTTGTTGGAGCTTCGTCAACTTCGGGCTGCTGCTGTGGCTGCCGTCCGACCTCCAGGCCCGCGGCTACAGCGCGGGAATCGCCAGCGGCCTGCTCGCCAAATCCTCGCTGATCGCGCTTCCGACCATCGCCATCGCCGCCTTCACCTACACACGGGTCAGCAGCAAGTGGACGGTGGTCGCCACCATCTTCCTGACCACGCTGGGCCTGGTCGGCGCCCTGCTCCCCGCCTCCCTGCTCAGTTGGGAACCGCTGCTGGTGGCGGTGATCGCGATCCTGATCGTCGGCACCAACGGCACCATCGCCGCCCTGCTGCCCTACACCGCCGAAAATTATCCGACCCGGGTCCGTGGCCGCGCGACCGGCCTCGTCGCCGGAAGCAGCAAGTTCGGCGGGGTCGCGGTGCAGCTGGCCGCGCTCGTCGGCTTCATCCCGACCCTGATGGGCGCCGCCGGGGCACTGCTGATCCCGACCCTGCTCTCCGCCGGGATGATCGCCTGGGCCGGCCGCGAGACCCGCGGGCGCCGCCTCCACGATCTCGACCAGCCGCCGGTCTAG
- a CDS encoding DUF3253 domain-containing protein — MTADARETVLTLLESRLSNGTICPSEVARAMAYGADWREAMPAVHSAVDRLLEEGAIRLSWKGQPLTSRTGPYRIGTGTAGRK, encoded by the coding sequence ATGACCGCCGACGCGCGCGAGACGGTGCTGACGCTGCTCGAGTCCCGTCTGTCGAACGGCACGATCTGCCCCAGCGAGGTAGCGCGCGCGATGGCCTACGGGGCTGACTGGCGCGAGGCCATGCCGGCCGTTCATTCGGCGGTCGATCGCCTGCTCGAGGAAGGAGCGATCCGGTTGAGCTGGAAAGGACAGCCGCTGACCTCGCGCACCGGTCCTTATCGGATCGGAACCGGGACGGCGGGGCGAAAGTAG
- a CDS encoding UvrB/UvrC motif-containing protein has product MSDSIESLYRRMERAALALDFEEAKRCRDQIALLRGGATPDEAERADFAGLERQEPGAMGLGTSQQRLTPPPGWKPPAKPDPLTAGRSSKGRRRRP; this is encoded by the coding sequence ATGTCGGATAGCATCGAGAGCCTGTACCGGAGAATGGAGCGTGCCGCGCTCGCCCTGGATTTCGAGGAGGCGAAACGCTGTCGCGACCAGATCGCGCTGCTGCGTGGCGGGGCGACGCCGGACGAAGCGGAGCGCGCCGATTTTGCCGGACTCGAGCGGCAGGAGCCTGGCGCCATGGGGCTGGGCACCAGTCAGCAGCGGCTCACTCCTCCCCCCGGCTGGAAGCCACCGGCCAAACCCGATCCGCTGACCGCCGGGCGGTCGTCGAAAGGTCGCCGACGCCGACCATGA
- a CDS encoding PEPxxWA-CTERM sorting domain-containing protein produces the protein MAAAVPEPGTWALMLVGFGSIGAALRRGRRQTKYLQVA, from the coding sequence ATGGCTGCCGCAGTGCCTGAGCCCGGCACATGGGCACTGATGCTCGTCGGTTTTGGAAGCATTGGAGCTGCCCTGCGTCGCGGCCGTCGTCAGACGAAGTATCTGCAGGTCGCTTAA